From Vidua macroura isolate BioBank_ID:100142 chromosome 8, ASM2450914v1, whole genome shotgun sequence, one genomic window encodes:
- the LOC128810474 gene encoding CD59 glycoprotein-like has product MMWTVFCLVLVSSLFVLKSEALQCYTCVGSSDDDCNRQGSQQCPGHADACAVIRGQASGIMKSCSFRSFCERARRDGSRAPGVSVHCCYSNNCNAKSLAPRVSSSGSCFSLLILTLLWHPLLKLT; this is encoded by the exons ATGATGTGGACAGTCTTCTGCCTGGTTCTTGTCAGCTCCCTTTTTGTCCTCAAAA gtGAAGCACTGCAGTGTTACACCTGTGTAGGTTCTAGTGATGACGACTGCAACAGACAAGGAAGTCAGCAGTGTCCAGGCCATGCAGATGCCTGTGCAGTCATTAGAGGACAAGCAA GTGGCATCATGAAGTCCTGCTCGTTCAGGTCCTTCTGCGAGCGCGCCAGGCGGGACGGATCGAGGGCGCCTGGGGTGAGCGTGCACTGCTGCTACTCCAACAACTGCAACGCCAAGAGCCTGGCTCCCAGGGTCAGCAGCTCCGGCAGCTGCTtctccctcctcatcctcactcTGCTCTGGCACCCCTTGTTGAAGCTGacatga